Genomic segment of Poecile atricapillus isolate bPoeAtr1 chromosome 25, bPoeAtr1.hap1, whole genome shotgun sequence:
AGCCTGGATTTCAGCTCTTCCCCCACTCCCATCTCTGctcaaaacagaaatttaagaCAAAACTCAAGCTCTCTACCGAAGGAGGCGCATGAAGTCATCTTTAAAATCAAAGGTGCCATTTAGGAGGCCCAGGGCACCTTTCTGCTGGAACTCGTTGCGGTACTTGTCTCGAAACTCTTTATGGACATCATCTATCAACTTGTCCACGTAGGTTAGAGTCAGGATCTTCTGGAAGCCCACCTGCCAAGGAACAGGTGCAGACACTGCACTTGCAGCTCACTCAACAgcagcaagcaagcaaaaaccTCTCTGTTTAATCCAGAGTTCTTTAACTTGGGCAAGTTTCAGCCTGCACTTTCTGCTCCACCTTCCCAGGCTTTTTAAATGCTCCCAAAAAGGTGAAGAACAGCCAGAGCTTGGCTTCAACAGGTGTCCCTAATACACAGAGGCTGTCTCATGGCAAAAACGACACGTAGGGCAAGGGCAGAAAACCTTTAGCTTATCTGTGGGTCAACAAGGAAGGTTGTATAATAGATTTATGGCCGTAAGGTGCCAGGAAACTGCAAAAGAGAGCATTAAATGTTCCGTAAAATGAAAGGAATGACacatttctggctttttttccaaTAGATCTGGCCAAAGTGAAGTTTTACAAGGCTGCAGCTTCTATTTGAGGTTTGATTAGTTTTAATCCTGTTGCAGATGATTAAAATAAGCTGCTACTGCAGCGTCATTCAGCTGACAGACACCCATGTCCCCCTCTGGGGAGAGTCTGGCTACACTGGGGTCACTGCTCACTCAACATCCCCTTGAAACGCTCATCACAGCCCCTCACTCCCCACAatcccagggacagaggagcCAAAGCAGTCTGAGAGCCGAGGTCCAGCCCTACGCAATGCAAACAGCTGTTTGCTCCAACCTCAGCACAGTGGGAACCATTCCCCCTCTTTTCTGGGGGCAATCTCCTCCCTTCAGGTTTGGGGGCCCATGGGGGCTGGAGGGACCCTCCTGCCATCCCAGGGGTGCCTGCAGGGGTCACTTACCACAAACACCAGCTCAAACTGGTTGTCCAGTTTGTACTTAAGTGTGAGGGCTTCATGGGTGAAGGAGTTGTTGCCACCTCtctcctggggaagaggagcTGTCAGAATAGGGGTGCCAACAGCACCCACCATCCCCTCATCCCtgtcctccccctctccctgccatCATCCCCGTCACTCCCCTTTCCCAGAGTGGTCCAGCATCCCTTACACATGACCCCACACACCCGGGGCaggtggtcccatccctccCCCTCAGCTGGGTGAGCCCACCCACCCTCGGGCCGGTCGTGCCTCTGGGTGGTCCCACCCGTCTCTCTCCTCCCCCGGGTGACGGTCCCATCCACACCCCCCGAATGGGTGACCCCACAACCGTCCCCACCCCTGTGCCGTGCCTGTGTCCCCCCCAACAGGTGGCCCCACCTGTGTGCCAGCCCTCTCCCACCCGTCCCCAGGTCCCACTCTGATGTCCCCCGTCCCCACACAAGGCCTCCCACCCAGCTCCCCCTCAGCGGGCTGATCCCcctcccccagagctgctcatgCCCCTGTTTCCCCCGCCCAGGCAGGTGCTCCCAGTCCCCATTCCCCCGCCAGCTACGTGGGCTCACCTGATTTCCCTTCCCAGGTAGATGGTCCCATCCCCCCCATCCCCCGCCATGTCTGCAGTCTCAcctcttctccctccccaggcagacgGTTCCCACCGCCCCCCTCCCTCACGGCAGCCGGGCTCTCCCACTCCCCCCTCGCCAGCCGTGTGACCCCTACGCAACCCTCCGCCCCCGGGCAGCCGCTCCCACCCGACCTGCAGGAGGACGGAGCGGATGAGGGCGTTGACGggggcggtggcggcgggcCCGCGCACGCCCTGAAAGCACCAGAGGACGAGGCCGCCCTTGCTGAAGATGGTGAAGAAGTCGAGCatggcggcggcgccgggcccggcggggcgCACACGTCGCTCTGCCCCGCGCTTCCGCCGGAAGCCCCGCCCCCGCCATTGGCGGGACCGCGGCCGACAGGGGCGGGGCCacgcggcgggggcggggccacgCGGCCGAGGGCGGGATCATTCCGTGTGGGGGCGGGGCTATGGTGTGGGGGCGGGGCTATGCTGTGGGGGGCGGGGCTATTCCGTGTGGGGGCGGGGCCATGCTGCGGTGGGGGCGGGATCATTCCGTGTGGGGGCGGGGCCATGCTGCGGTGGGGGCGGGATCATTCCGTGTGGGGGCGGGGCCATGCTGCGGTGGGGGCGGGATCATTCCGTGTGGGGGCGGGGCCATGCTGCGGTGGGGGCGCGCGCTGCGCGCGCCGGGACTGGGGGGCCTGTgggggagacccccgggacTGGGGGGGACCCCGGGGGGAACCCCGGAACCGGGGGAGATCCCGGCAGGGGTCCCGGGCCGCCCCCTCCGCACCGCGGCTCCTCTCAGCTCCGATTTCTTCCGCGGTGAGATCCCAGCGGTCCCCGGCACCGCACCGGGGATTTGGGGCACACGCGGGGTGGGGCACGGGAGGAATTGAGGGGGGGTCGGAGTGTGGATCGCTGGGAAGGGGGAGGGTGTCAGGTAaattggggtgtcccagggaaTGGAGGGCTTGCGGTGTGTGTGAGGATGTACGGCGAGGTCGCGATTGCTGGAAATGGGGAAGGAGTCGCAgggagtggggctgggctggTTCTGGGTGTATATGGGGGGGTgccagaggggtctgggggtggtCCCTGGGGACTGCGGGAGATGACAGTGGGCAttggaggggctgagggagaaTTGGGCGGCTGGTGGTCTCCGAGGGAACTGGGGGGCTCCAGAAGGCCCAGGGGAAACTGAAGGAGGGGTGCCAGTGGGGACTTGGGATCGATCCCAAGGGGGCATGTCTCAGGTGGAGGTTTTGGGTGATGCCCAGAGCGGTCGGGGGACCGGGAGGGGCTGGTGGGGATGCAGGTGACTGGGAAGTGGTTCTGGTGGTTCACAGAGAGTCCGGGGCGTTTTCCCGGCTGACCCAGGGGGACCTGGGGGGTTCGCAGAGAAGCTTGGGGGGAGTCTGAGGTATCCTGGGAATGTCCTAgagggggctggaggggtcccaaGGGATGCAGAGGGTACCGGGGTGCTCCACGGCGGgctgccagctgtgcccccGGGCTCGGCAGCCCCCGTTCCACCGCAGAGCTGGGGCAGACCCTGGAGCGCATGGGACAGACGCTGAGGGATCAGCTGCCATCCTCGGGAAGGCATCCCATTCCGCTGGGGACCCACCCCGGACCCCGGCCCCCCGACGAGGCCgatgtggtggtggtggggggcGGCGTGGTGGGCTGGTCCGTGGCGTACTGGCTGAAGGTGCTGGAGGGCCGGCGGCGGCAGCACGGAATGAAGGTGCTCGTGGTGGAGCGGGACCCCATGGTGAGACACCCCCTCCCAGGGCAGGGTATGGCCTTGgggacccccctgaacccctCGTATTTTGGGGGTGTCCTCTCCTCCAGTATTCCAGAGCCTCCACGGTGCTGTCGGCGGGGGGGATCCGGCAGCAGTTTTCCCTCCGGGAAAATATCCAAATGTCCCGTTTCTCTGCCAGCTTCCTCCGTGACATCAATGTAGGTGGGGTTTTATGGGCGGGGGGTAATTTGGGGAATCCCGCCCCACCCACTGTGGTCCCCCTGTCTCCTTACAGGAGCACCTTGGGGTGCCGAATGAGCCCCCCATCGATATCCAGTTCCAGCCCTCTGGATACCTTTTCCTCGCATCCCCCCAGAACGCTGCTGCCCTGGAGGCCACCGTCCAGTTGCAGAGGTGGGGGACCCACATGGGACCCTCCTGGGGGGTGGTTTCAGGGGCTGGGGATCATCCTAACCCTCCTCCACATGCTGGCCATCCCCAGGGATGAAGGGGCGAAGGTGACCTTGCTGTCCCCCACCCAGCTGAAGGCGAAATTCCCCTGGATAAACACAGAGGATGTGGCTGTGGCGTCCTATGGTATGTGGGAGGATGGGGGAGGGCATGGAGACCCCCCTCAAcatccttcctcatcctcaccctcctGGTGCATCCTTCATCCTGTCTTTGCTTATGGCAGGGGAGGCCCAGCCCCCCAAAATGCATGCACTGGGGGGGTTACACAGTAGTGCCCTCCCACGTTTCCCTGCCCAGGTCTGGAAGATGAAGGCTGGTTCGACCCCTGGACCCTCCTCAACGCTTTCCGGCGTAAAGCCATATCCTTGGGAGTCCAGAGCTGCTCCGGGGAGGTGCGAGGTGAGGGATGGGGGTGCTCAGAGAGGTTCGccccctgccacccccagggcaccccacctcaccccaaaaccctccagcTTTTGTCACCTCGGCCAACCACATGATGCCACCAGCACCGTCGTCTGCACGCATCAGATACGTCCACgtgagtgtgtgtgtggcaCCCCCACACCCCAGGAGCGGCCGTGACCCCCCTGCACCTGTGaccccctgtctgtccctcccAGGTCTACATGCCAGACAGCCTGGAATACCAGCCAGTGGCCTGTGCCATCGTGGTCAATGCCGCGGGCGCCTgggctgggaagctgctggaggtggaCGGGCTGCCCagggggctgtgccagcccccaCTGCCCATCCAGCCCAGGAAGAGGTACTGGAGGGCTCCCAGCAGGGAGAGCCGGGCAGCACCCCCTCTGCTGTGGGTCAGCTCTTGAGGTCAGAGTGGGGGCACATCCCAGCAACTCCTTTTTCGGGGTGTGATGCCCCTGGTGCTGTTTTGGAGGGGTACTTTAACCCCACCACCCCTGTGTCATGGGGGTCACCTCAGCACTTTTGTTTTGGGAGGTGTCATCTTGGCACCCCTCTATCTGTGAGGGGGTGACATGAACCCCTGGGTGCTATTTTGGGGGGATCACAGAATGGGACACACATCCCAGCACCCACCACCCTCCAAATTCTGGGGGGGATAGTGACCTTCCTCAGTTTATTTGGAAGTGGGGTCTTGCATCCCAGAGCTCCCATTACTCTTCAAgttcccccagtgtccccattatGTCCCCATACTCCCAATCCCAGTGTCCTCATTTtccccctcagtgtcacctatttccccccagccccagtaCCCACAGTATTCCCCCATTATTCCCCCAGTGCCTGCATTACCTTGCCGGTGCCTGCAGCCCTATTATCCCCATTACCCCACATTACTTTAATtatccccccagtgcccacagtcccagccccagtgtGCCTAGAGTGACAGACCCCTCAGTGTTATTTTTGGGAGGGGGACAAACatctccccatcccagccccaccacaTTATAGTGGggggcagggacagcacccCTCACGCTCTGTTTGGGGGTTCCCCAGGTATGTGTTCACCTGGCACTGCCCCAATGGCCCTGGCCTCTCCTGCCCCTTCCTCATCGACACCTCTGGTGCTTATTTCCGTCGGGATGGCTTCGCTGGGAATTACCTGGGCGGGATGAGCCCCACCGAGGTGAGCCCACGGGATCCCCTAAGATCATTCACCCCCCTCTTCTTTATCAGGCACCTCCAGTTTATCCTTTTCCAGGAGGAAGAGCCGGATCCCAGCGATCTCTCGGTGGATCACGATTATTTCCAGGAGCAGGTCTGGCCCCGGCTGGCTCGGCGTGTCCCAGCTTTTGAATCCCTGCGGGTCCGGGGGTCTTGGGCAGGATACTACGACTACAACACCTTCGACCGGAATGGGGTGCTGGGCCCGCACCCCCGGctggaaaacatgtttttagCCGCGGGTTTCAGTGGCCACGGGCTCCAACACGCGCCGGCCGCCGGCAGAGCCGTGGCTGAGCTGGTGATCAAGGGCCGCTATGAGACCCTGGATCTGCGGAGGCTGGGATGGGACAGGCTGGTGGATGGGGAGCCGCTGGAGGAGCACGGCGTGGTTTGAtgggggcggggaggggggaaactgaggcacagccgTGGAACCCCTCCCCAGGCCAGAGGTTGTGTCCTGTAGGAATaaaatggatggatggatggatgatgagtGTGCCAGGGAATTAATTCATGGGGTTCACACCTGCCATGCTCCCTCCAGCAATGCTACCAGCATCCTCCCCAGTACTCTCAGTTCTGAGGTCCCCATTGATGCCCTCCACAACTTCTGTGTCCCCTCAGTACACTCCAttccctcccagtatccccatTATGTTCCCATACCTGcagtcccagtgtccccagtatcCCACAGTGTTACCCATTGCCCTCCCAATTCCCCCTAATCCCATCATCTTCACAGTCACCCATTCCCCCAGCGCTCCCATTATCCAGAGCTCCaatcccctccagccccagtaCCCCCATTCCGTTCCTACCCTCCAGATCCAGtgtccctcatttttcccagtgtccccactaACCCCCATTCCCCCCAGTACTTCCATTATGATCCAGTGCCCTCAATATTCCCTCAGTGCCCCAGTATCCTCAGTATCCCCACCTCTAGTGCTCCGGTTATCCTCAGCATCCTCTCATATCCCATTATCCGCCCCAGTGTCTCCAGCTGCAGTATGCCCATTACCCCACCCAGTGTTCCCATCAGCTCCCCAGTGCCTCCAGTCCAGTACAACCCCAGGGATCCAAGTGCCCCTGGCCTCAGTACCCCTggtatccccagtatcccctcAGTGTTCCCAGTACTCCCctcagtgttcccagtgttcccggTATccccccagtgttcccagtaccccccagtgttcccagtgttcccagtatcccccagtgttcccagtgctcccagtatccccccagtaccccccagtgttcccagtgttcccagtatcccccagtgttcccagtgttcccagtatcccccagtgttcccagtgttcccagtaccccccagtgttcccagtgttcccagtatcccccagtgttcccagtgttcccagtaccccccagtgttcccagtgttcccagtatcccccagtgttcccagtgttcccagtatccccccagtgttcccagtatccccccagtatcccccagtgttcccagtgttcccagtatcccccagtgttcccagtgttcccagtatccccccgttatccccattcccaatccccttCCCGTGCACGTGGCGCCCTCTGGCGGCGAGTGGCAGCAGCGCGCACGCGCAGCAGCATTAGTGGGGAGGTGTCGGGGCTGGGCTTTGGCGCATGCGCAGAGGAGGCGGTGGGCGGTGCCGGGGCGGTGCCCTTggagtgggcgtggcctgtgTGGTGGGCGGGGCTggaggcggcgggcggggccgcggcaGTGCGTGTGCGCCGTGCGCGCGGCGCATGCGCGGTGGGCGCGGCCGGGCCGTGTGAGCCGGGCCCGTCCCGCCGTGCGCCCCTGGCCCGGCCCCGGTGAGtgcggggggaccggggggccggggggcggcACAGGGAGAGACCCTCGGGGGCCAGCGCCGGGAGCCGCGGGTCTCCCGTGGCGAGACAAACCTCGAGGGGATTCTGGGCACTGCGGGGGCGGCCCTGAGGGCATTTGGGAACCGTCCCCCCTCAGACACACTGGGTGGGGAGACTGGGAACAGCCCTGAGGTAAAGTACGTGTGTCCCCCCAATTATGGGGGTCACTCAGACCTCGGCAGCCACGAGGGGGTTCTGCCCCTCCCCGGGTCACCCCCTCAGCTGTCAGGGGGTGCAGACCCCAGGTCACCCCCATAGCAGTGGGCAATTCCTGGGGGTGCCTTCCTCTTCAGGCTATTCCATGACTCGGGTTTTTAGGAGGAAGCTGTCCGTGATTAACTCGGTAATAAATCTGGAGGCCGACTCTGGTTCTGCAGCTTAGATCCCGGCAGGGTCTGACTAGGaataaccaaaacaaaccagtttttaaaatgatttttaattgtttgtGTCCCGCGGCTGCAGCAGCGCCAGTGACAAGCCGGGGTTTGTGACTCcagcctgctccagagctgcctgggaGGAATGAGAGCTTTGCTTCCTGCTGGGAAAGCACAAGTTTTATTAGctggtggtttattttttttttccttgaatcaGATACTGGTCTTGTTTCTCTGGTGCTTTACAAGAGCTTTCCTCTAACCCTGAGCTCGCTAACACTGTGGTATGAGCAGGGTGGGTCCATTCCCTGGCCTGGTGGAGAATGGTTGTGCCCGTGGGAAGCCAGTGAGGGCCGGGAATCCTGCTGGAAATCACCGGGGTGTGACTGAACTTGTAATTCCCAGTTAGCCCACTGTTAACAGCTGTGCCGTGGCCCTGTGTGCTCTCTCTCTGCAGGCTCCATCCGTTTCCCATCTCTCCAGGATGAGAGAGGCTTGGGTCCggctctccccctctccctgtAGTTGATAGTTTGGGAAGCAGAGGTGATGCTGGAGTCGAGATGGCCGACAGCGTGAGAATCTTCCTTCATGACCTCGTCAGGGTGAGGCTCCgggtcctggggctgctcctgtgcacTTTGGGAGCACCCTCCTTCCCATGGCATCGGGGAATTGGAAGGAAAAGGGTCTCCAGGTGTATTTCAACACTGTTTTGTGGTGTGTCTATTGCAAAGGGCTCAGTGTTTGCTGCAGAACCTCTGACAGATTTCCTTTGGGctcaaattaatgaaaaatctCAATAATAGAAACAacaatattaattataaaatcaCAATACATAACAACACACAAagtttataatataatatagaatGTATAATATTGTATATAATTtgataataacaataataataataaatgaatGTCTGTtaacacagcagctctgtcccagcaATAAGGTCTGTGTCACTTCACTGCTCCCACCCTCTCCCATCATCCAGGGTTAAATACAGGCTAAAAGCCACTTATGCTGTGGCACTGAGCAATAACTCATGCTCAGAAATAActctggaaaacaaagaaaggtTTGATCCAAGTCCTGTGGCCACAATCTAAAAGCAGGAGTTGTGTCatttcccagtgctcctgcaccatcagctggaaaagctgcctGGGTCagggcccagctctgctgtttcAGATGTGAATTTGGCATTGGAATTTATCCTCTTTGGTCAAGAGCTACATGAACCCAACCAGGGTGGTGACACCATCCTGGCTCATCCTTATGATCTTTATTTTAAAGGGAAATTGTGATGATGATAGTTGTGGGATCACCTGGAGCTGGAAATAATTGAACAGGatcccagaggggtttgggttggaagggacccttaAGTCTTTCTTGTTCCATGTCCTTGCCaagggcaggggcaccttccacaagccccatccagcctggccttgggcaggATGGACAgtcccagggatgggacagccacaacctctctggacaaGCCAAGTCCTAGGAGGGAGCTCTGCAAATCTTCCAAGCATGGAATAAGGGAAAACTTCTGGACACTCTCTTATTACCAGGCTTGCATGGATGTGGCTGGTGGGAGGCAGCCTCTGGGATGAGGACAGATGCTTTTATTTGTGAAGGAATAAGCATCAAATTCATAACATACAGTCAGACCTTGCACATCCCAAATATTGGTGTAATTTCACTTTATTGGCCTCAGAGAGCTGGCAGGGAATGAGGGGCTTCCTGCCAGACAAGGCTGGGAGAGATCCGACTGATTTTTTTGCCAGGGTTTTAAATAGTGCAGATTGGAAGAGAAATCACacctttacagaaaaaaattactgctgGCCATGGAGATGCTGGAATGTGCAGTGATTTAGATCACTGGGCCATGGAAGAGAGGCAGTGTTGCTGCTCCAGGCCTTGGCTCCAGCTGAGCCCAAGCAGCCAGGGAGTGAGGCCAGCCATGGCACCAGGAAGGTTTGACCTGGGTCAGCCACAGCTCTtgctcctctctcctcatgcCCACAGGGAATTAAGGACTCCATCTGGGGCATCTGCACCATCTCCAAGCTGGATGCCCGGATCCAGCAGAAAAGGGAAGAGCAGAGGCGGAGGAGAGCCAACAGCGCGCTCGCCCAGCGGAGGTTTCACATGGAAGAGAAGAAGCAAGAGAAGTGAGTATGGGGCGTGGCTGGTCAGAAATGGGGTAATTCCCTTCTCCTCTGGTAGTCAGAGCCAATTAATGGGAAACACATGGCATGAAACTCCCTTTTTCCACTGTGTaatggagctggagctgttatCATGAGATAAGAAGTTGGACCTTTTACGTTGTTTGATAATCAGTTTGAATTACCACCAAAAGAATGTGGATTTATGGGTTTCCTTTCCTCCTGAATCCTCGTCCTATCTCAGATCCATTGTTATTGCTGGTAATCATGGGATGAGGAAAGAAACAGCAGCTTGGATCCAATGTCCACTTTGGGGCAGAGTGAGTGTCTCTTTTCCTCAGCCCTGCTGTCTTTTGTGGAGTTTGGAGCTGCAGAACCTCAGTGGTTCTGGAAATGCCAGAATTATCCCCATGCAGGAGCAAACAGCATCTGTTCCTATGTCTGACTCCCAGACCGTGCCAGGATGTCTCTGCTgccctggtggcactgggctggCATGTCACACAGTGGTTTTGGGCAGTAATGCACATTTTGAGACATACTGGCTGAAAGGTGAAAGAAAACTCTCCCATGATCCTGATACTCCTCAGGGGTCTCTGCAGCTCCACATCTTGGCTGCCTCTGAAGGAACGTATAACTTTTTCGTTTTGTTTATGTTAATAAACAGCTGAATTCTGATGGTTTTCTTTATAGCAAAATCACTCTGGTGTCAAGAGCTGACTGGGAAAGTGCTGCAGAGtcccatggagctgctcttgCATGTCCAGAGGCACCAAAACTACCCCGAGCTGAAACAGCCTCTTCCAAGACcaaaaaatgtcccaaatttCCTGATTTTATTGTGGCAAGAGTTTGGAGAGAACAAAGCCCAAGATCTCCAATATGTGCTTAAAAAATCTGGAAGagtgctttgcttttcttctgtttcagtgcAGATTTTGGGAATTAATAAAGGTTCAAAGAGTCTCCTTGATTAAGTCTTGTAGAGACTGCACTGGCTGAGACATGGTGTGAATCTCTGCAGGGATTCCTTCCAGGATTTCTATGGATAAAATCAGGCACAATTGGTGTTGAGCTGG
This window contains:
- the FOXRED1 gene encoding FAD-dependent oxidoreductase domain-containing protein 1, whose amino-acid sequence is MLRWGRALRAPGLGGLWGRPPGLGGTPGGTPEPGEIPAGVPGRPLRTAAPLSSDFFRELGQTLERMGQTLRDQLPSSGRHPIPLGTHPGPRPPDEADVVVVGGGVVGWSVAYWLKVLEGRRRQHGMKVLVVERDPMYSRASTVLSAGGIRQQFSLRENIQMSRFSASFLRDINEHLGVPNEPPIDIQFQPSGYLFLASPQNAAALEATVQLQRDEGAKVTLLSPTQLKAKFPWINTEDVAVASYGLEDEGWFDPWTLLNAFRRKAISLGVQSCSGEVRAFVTSANHMMPPAPSSARIRYVHVYMPDSLEYQPVACAIVVNAAGAWAGKLLEVDGLPRGLCQPPLPIQPRKRYVFTWHCPNGPGLSCPFLIDTSGAYFRRDGFAGNYLGGMSPTEEEEPDPSDLSVDHDYFQEQVWPRLARRVPAFESLRVRGSWAGYYDYNTFDRNGVLGPHPRLENMFLAAGFSGHGLQHAPAAGRAVAELVIKGRYETLDLRRLGWDRLVDGEPLEEHGVV